In the genome of Pelodiscus sinensis isolate JC-2024 chromosome 3, ASM4963464v1, whole genome shotgun sequence, one region contains:
- the NT5C1B gene encoding cytosolic 5'-nucleotidase 1B isoform X1: MKNFMKRKRKRPSSSSSPPAPPGSSSGHRQPPPPATMSSGSSERRRSSPSCANTQLTPAQQQEAAAVAEQDWQAAKAFYDNLVSTKRPRPPKPQNAITVAVSSRALFDMVKDRKIYEEEGVETYVKYQEENENLPLNPGPAFYFVKALEQVNARLRELYPKDEELFDIVLMTNNHAQVGVRLINSINHYGLSIERFCMTGGESPIGYLTAYLTNLYLSADSEKVQEAIEAGIASATMFTANKDVPYSDKQLRVAFDGDAVLFSDESEQIVKEHGLDRFFEHEQMNENKPLAQGPLKGFLEDLGKLQKKFYAKNERLDCPIRTYLVTARSAASSGARVLKTLRSWGLEIDEALFLAGAPKGPILVKIRPHIFFDDQMFHIEGAQQLGTVAAHVPYGIGQKYYKSKPKDDTVKK, encoded by the exons agaccctcctcctcctcctccccccccgcgccgcccggcagcagcagcgggcaccggcagccgccgccgcccgccACCATGAGCTCCGGCAGCTCGGAAAGGCGGCGGAGCAGCCCGAGCTGCGCCAACACCCAGCTCACGCCGGCGCAGCAGCAGGAGGCGGCGGCCGTCGCCGAGCAGGACTGGCAAGCGGCCAAGGCTTTCTACGACAACCTGGTCTCCACCAAGCGCCCCCGGCCG CCTAAACCCCAAAATGCCATCACTGTGGCAGTCTCCTCCCGGGCTCTCTTTGACATGGTGAAAGACAGGAAAATCTAtgaagaggaaggggtggaaaCCTATGTGAAGTACCAGGAGGAAAATGAGAACCTCCCCCTAAACCCTGGGCCAGCTTTCTACTTTGTCAAG GCACTGGAACAGGTCAATGCCCGGCTTCGTGAACTGTACCCTAAGGATGAAGAGCTATTTGATATTGTTCTGATGACTAATAACCATGCCCAAGTGGGAGTGAGACTCATAAACAGCATCAATCACTATG GTTTATCGATTGAACGCTTCTGTATGACTGGTGGAGAAAGCCCTATTGGTTACCTAACAGCATATCTTACCAACTTATACCTTTCTGCCGACTCTGAAAAAGTCCAGGAAGCTATAGAAGCAG GCATTGCATCTGCTACAATGTTCACTGCAAATAAAGATGTACCTTACTCTGATAAGCAGCTGAGGGTGGCGTTTGATGGGGATGCTGTTCTCTTTTCTGATGAGTCAGAGCAGATAGTCAAAGAGCATGGATTGGATAGATTTTTTGAACATGAACAGATGAATGAGAATAAGCCCCTTGCACAG GGTCCTTTGAAAGGTTTTCTGGAAGACTTAGGCAAGCTGCAGAAGAAATTTTATGCGAAAAATGAACGATTAGATTGTCCTATACGGACCTACCTCGTCACAGCTAGAAGCGCAGCAAGTTCAGGAGCCAGAGTGCTGAAGACTCTTCGTAGCTGGGGTTTGGAGATTGATGAAGCACTTTTCCTCGCAGGAGCTCCAAAAGGACCAATTTTGGTGAAAATCAGGCCTCATATTTTCTTTGATGATCAGATGTTTCACATTGAAGGAGCACAACAATTGGGTACAGTAGCAGCACATGTACCTTATGGCATTGGTCAGAAGTACTACAAATCCAAACCTAAAGATGACACTGTTAAAAAATAG
- the NT5C1B gene encoding cytosolic 5'-nucleotidase 1B isoform X2: MKNFMKRKRKRPSSSSSPPAPPGSSSGHRQPPPPATMSSGSSERRRSSPSCANTQLTPAQQQEAAAVAEQDWQAAKAFYDNLVSTKRPRPPKPQNAITVAVSSRALFDMVKDRKIYEEEGVETYVKYQEENENLPLNPGPAFYFVKALEQVNARLRELYPKDEELFDIVLMTNNHAQVGVRLINSINHYGLSIERFCMTGGESPIGYLTAYLTNLYLSADSEKVQEAIEAGIASATMFTANKDVPYSDKQLRVAFDGDAVLFSDESEQIVKEHGLDRFFEHEQMNENKPLAQGPLKGFLEDLGKLQKKFYAKNERLDCPIRTYLVTARSAASSGARVLKTLRSWGLEIDEALFLAGAPKGPILVKIRPHIFFDDQMFHIEGAQQLDWPRVCIGKPKRKKRTST, translated from the exons agaccctcctcctcctcctccccccccgcgccgcccggcagcagcagcgggcaccggcagccgccgccgcccgccACCATGAGCTCCGGCAGCTCGGAAAGGCGGCGGAGCAGCCCGAGCTGCGCCAACACCCAGCTCACGCCGGCGCAGCAGCAGGAGGCGGCGGCCGTCGCCGAGCAGGACTGGCAAGCGGCCAAGGCTTTCTACGACAACCTGGTCTCCACCAAGCGCCCCCGGCCG CCTAAACCCCAAAATGCCATCACTGTGGCAGTCTCCTCCCGGGCTCTCTTTGACATGGTGAAAGACAGGAAAATCTAtgaagaggaaggggtggaaaCCTATGTGAAGTACCAGGAGGAAAATGAGAACCTCCCCCTAAACCCTGGGCCAGCTTTCTACTTTGTCAAG GCACTGGAACAGGTCAATGCCCGGCTTCGTGAACTGTACCCTAAGGATGAAGAGCTATTTGATATTGTTCTGATGACTAATAACCATGCCCAAGTGGGAGTGAGACTCATAAACAGCATCAATCACTATG GTTTATCGATTGAACGCTTCTGTATGACTGGTGGAGAAAGCCCTATTGGTTACCTAACAGCATATCTTACCAACTTATACCTTTCTGCCGACTCTGAAAAAGTCCAGGAAGCTATAGAAGCAG GCATTGCATCTGCTACAATGTTCACTGCAAATAAAGATGTACCTTACTCTGATAAGCAGCTGAGGGTGGCGTTTGATGGGGATGCTGTTCTCTTTTCTGATGAGTCAGAGCAGATAGTCAAAGAGCATGGATTGGATAGATTTTTTGAACATGAACAGATGAATGAGAATAAGCCCCTTGCACAG GGTCCTTTGAAAGGTTTTCTGGAAGACTTAGGCAAGCTGCAGAAGAAATTTTATGCGAAAAATGAACGATTAGATTGTCCTATACGGACCTACCTCGTCACAGCTAGAAGCGCAGCAAGTTCAGGAGCCAGAGTGCTGAAGACTCTTCGTAGCTGGGGTTTGGAGATTGATGAAGCACTTTTCCTCGCAGGAGCTCCAAAAGGACCAATTTTGGTGAAAATCAGGCCTCATATTTTCTTTGATGATCAGATGTTTCACATTGAAGGAGCACAACAATTGG ATTGGCCCAGAGTTTGCATTGGGAAacctaaaagaaagaaaaggacttCTACATAA
- the RDH14 gene encoding retinol dehydrogenase 14 encodes MAAAVLLAAALGGGLLLVARRYLSGAGRASRSAAAALMRGKTVIVTGANSGLGRATAAELLRRQARVIMACRDHGRAEQAAREIRAELGAQAEGGELVVRELDLASLRSVRRFCQRVLQEEPRLDVLINNAGIFQCPYMKTEDGFEMQFGVNHLGHFLLTNLLLGLLKSSAPSRIVVVSSKLYKYGEINFEDLNSEISYNKSFGYSRSKLANILFTRELARRLEGTGVTVNVLHPGIVRTNLGRYINIPLLAKPLFNLVSWAFFKTPLEGAQTSIYLASSAEVEGVSGKYFGDCKEEELLPKAMDESVARKLWDISEVMVGLLK; translated from the exons ATGGCCGCCGCCGTGCTGCTGgccgcggcgctgggcggggggctgctgctTGTCGCTCGTCGCTACTTGTCCGGGGCCGGCCGGGCTTCGCGCAGCGCGGCCGCAGCGCTGATGCGGGGCAAGACGGTGATCGTGACGGGCGCGAAcagcgggctgggccgggccacgGCGGCCGAGCTGCTGCGCAGGCAGGCTCGCGTGATCATGGCGTGCCGGGACCACGGCCGCGCCGAGCAGGCGGCCCGCGAGATCCGCGCCGAGCTGGGCGCCCAGGCGGAGGGCGGGGAGCTGGTGGTCAGGGAGCTGGACCTGGCCTCGCTGCGCTCCGTGCGCCGCTTCTGCCAGAGGGTGCTGCAg gAAGAGCCGAGGCTGGATGTGCTCATCAATAATGCGGGGATATTCCAGTGTCCATACATGAAGACAGAGGATGGTTTCGAGATGCAGTTTGGTGTCAACCACTTGGGTCACTTCTTGCTCACTAACCTCCTCCTTGGTCTTCTCAAAAGTTCTGCCCCAAGCAGGATTGTGGTAGTTTCTTCCAAACTTTACAAATATGGAGAGATCAACTTTGAAGACTTGAACAGTGAAATAAGTTACAATAAAAGTTTTGGCTACAGTCGGAGTAAACTGGCAAACATACTATTTACAAGGGAGCTAGCTCGCCGATTGGAAGGCACAGGTGTCACTGTGAATGTGCTTCATCCTGGTATTGTCCGAACCAATCTAGGCAGATATATAAATATTCCTTTGCTGGCAAAACCCCTCTTTAATTTGGTGTCATGGGCTTTCTTCAAAACCCCATTGGAAGGAGCCCAGACTTCTATTTATTTGGCCTCTTCTGCAGAAGTAGAGGGTGTATCAGGCAAGTATTTTGGGGATTGCAAAGAGGAGGAATTGCTGCCTAAAGCCATGGATGAGTCTGTTGCAAGAAAACTGTGGGATATCAGTGAAGTGATGGTTGgattattaaaataa
- the NT5C1B gene encoding cytosolic 5'-nucleotidase 1B isoform X3: MKNFMKRKRKRPSSSSSPPAPPGSSSGHRQPPPPATMSSGSSERRRSSPSCANTQLTPAQQQEAAAVAEQDWQAAKAFYDNLVSTKRPRPPKPQNAITVAVSSRALFDMVKDRKIYEEEGVETYVKYQEENENLPLNPGPAFYFVKALEQVNARLRELYPKDEELFDIVLMTNNHAQVGVRLINSINHYGLSIERFCMTGGESPIGYLTAYLTNLYLSADSEKVQEAIEAGIASATMFTANKDVPYSDKQLRVAFDGDAVLFSDESEQIVKEHGLDRFFEHEQMNENKPLAQGPLKGFLEDLGKLQKKFYAKNERLDCPIRTYLVTARSAASSGARVLKTLRSWGLEIDEALFLAGAPKGPILIGPEFALGNLKERKGLLHKNKEGNLARSFQYLRSAYT; the protein is encoded by the exons agaccctcctcctcctcctccccccccgcgccgcccggcagcagcagcgggcaccggcagccgccgccgcccgccACCATGAGCTCCGGCAGCTCGGAAAGGCGGCGGAGCAGCCCGAGCTGCGCCAACACCCAGCTCACGCCGGCGCAGCAGCAGGAGGCGGCGGCCGTCGCCGAGCAGGACTGGCAAGCGGCCAAGGCTTTCTACGACAACCTGGTCTCCACCAAGCGCCCCCGGCCG CCTAAACCCCAAAATGCCATCACTGTGGCAGTCTCCTCCCGGGCTCTCTTTGACATGGTGAAAGACAGGAAAATCTAtgaagaggaaggggtggaaaCCTATGTGAAGTACCAGGAGGAAAATGAGAACCTCCCCCTAAACCCTGGGCCAGCTTTCTACTTTGTCAAG GCACTGGAACAGGTCAATGCCCGGCTTCGTGAACTGTACCCTAAGGATGAAGAGCTATTTGATATTGTTCTGATGACTAATAACCATGCCCAAGTGGGAGTGAGACTCATAAACAGCATCAATCACTATG GTTTATCGATTGAACGCTTCTGTATGACTGGTGGAGAAAGCCCTATTGGTTACCTAACAGCATATCTTACCAACTTATACCTTTCTGCCGACTCTGAAAAAGTCCAGGAAGCTATAGAAGCAG GCATTGCATCTGCTACAATGTTCACTGCAAATAAAGATGTACCTTACTCTGATAAGCAGCTGAGGGTGGCGTTTGATGGGGATGCTGTTCTCTTTTCTGATGAGTCAGAGCAGATAGTCAAAGAGCATGGATTGGATAGATTTTTTGAACATGAACAGATGAATGAGAATAAGCCCCTTGCACAG GGTCCTTTGAAAGGTTTTCTGGAAGACTTAGGCAAGCTGCAGAAGAAATTTTATGCGAAAAATGAACGATTAGATTGTCCTATACGGACCTACCTCGTCACAGCTAGAAGCGCAGCAAGTTCAGGAGCCAGAGTGCTGAAGACTCTTCGTAGCTGGGGTTTGGAGATTGATGAAGCACTTTTCCTCGCAGGAGCTCCAAAAGGACCAATTTTG ATTGGCCCAGAGTTTGCATTGGGAAacctaaaagaaagaaaaggacttCTACATAAAAATAAGGAAGGAAACCTTGCTAGAAGCTTTCAGTATCTAAGATCAGCCTATACATAG